The following is a genomic window from Gadus morhua chromosome 23, gadMor3.0, whole genome shotgun sequence.
GCAGACAGGTACGGTTCACCGCTCAGCTCCGTCTctagtctctgtctctgtctctagtcctgtctctgtctctgtctctagtcctgtctctgtctctaatgtctgtctctgtctctagtccctgtctctgtctctagtgtctgtctctgtctctgtctctggtcctgtctctgtctctgtctctgtctctagtcctgtctctgtctctgtctctagtcctttctctgtctctgtctctgtctctgtctctggctctgtctctgtctctgtctctgtctctgtctctagtcctgtctctgtctctgtctctgtctctgtctctagtcctgtctctgtctctgtctaagtctctgtctatgtctctgtttctgtctctgtctctgtctctgtctctctctctgtctctagtcctgtctctgtctctagtcctgtctctgtctctgtctctagtgTCTGTTTCTAGTCTCTGTCTCtaatgtctgtctctgtctctagtcctgtctcggtctctgtctctagtctctacatttacatttacatttagggcatttagcagacgcttttatccaaagcgacttacaataagtacatttgtcataagaagtgcatcaatatatcgctgtcggtacagaaaggatgttcatagaaccaagtgtaagtaccacaatcgctaggtcaatcaattccccgtgttacagccatgatagcagctactgcagttgctacacagttaagtgctacaatacaataagtctctctgtctctagtccAGTAGCACGGCTCCGGAAGAGCTCCCTGTTTTGATTACAGAGAGATTACTTCATTACGTTCACCCTTGATATCAATGAAGGGATTGGAATTGGTCCTTTAGGCTCGCTACTCATGTGTCATTGTCTCCCCCAGGCGtcagaggagcaggaaggaggaCCACCTCGTCCCCCCCCATCAggccaccaggggggggggcgtcctGAAGCCCCGGTCAGCAACCTCCAGCATGAAGTAACGCCCCTCCGCCAGCACTGAGGACATCAGTGggagcgcacgcacacgcacatacacacacgcatacacgcacgcacgcacacgcacacacacatacacgcacgcacacgcacgcacgcacacatacacgcatgcacacacgtacacacacgcatacacgcacacgcatgcacacacacgcacgcacgtacacacacaagcagacatgtaagcacgtacacacacgcactcaaacatGTACGCACGCAAGCAGAAGCACACATACCCGCAcgaaaaagcacacacacgcacgcacacacacacacacacgcacacagacctacacactcagacctacacacacacacacacacacacatacacacacagtcactatTAAAGAGGGAGTTTCAGTGCATAGACACAGAAGTCACATAAATCTTCCCTCATTGATCGCTGCTCCATCGAGCGGATCCAGGGAAACTATAATAACAAATGAACAACGCACAAACGTAGCCTCACTCCTGTAGTGACCCCTCCGCACTGTTACGCTTCTCTATCTGGGATCATATCAGTGGATCGCTTGTAGAACTATCCGCtcgtaaaaatgaataataagaATTGGGCGTCGCCTTCGTTAGTTGGGGCGGAGCCAGGAGCTGGAGCGCTGCCAGATCTTACTCAGCTCCGTCCCGGCAGACACACTCAGGATGGACTGTGTTTAATCCCCCAGCCTTTATGGGGCtacatcactgtgtgtgtgtgtgtgtgtgtgtgtgtgtgtgtgtgtgtgtgtgtgtgtgtgtgtgtgtgtgtgtgtgtgtggtggagcaggccagtgaggggtgggggtgatgtgggTGAAGGGGTGTGTCTTTGAAAAGAAAAGCAATTGTTCTGCTAGCTCCACGGGCCGAGTCCGTTCTGTGTGCAGAGGCTCTGACcgtctggtgtttgtgtgtgtgtctgtgttgtgtttgtctgttgtgCTCTCTGCGTCACGGCGTAGTCGACCCGCTACCGACCCCTTGGCCATGATGACCACGGAGCGCGCGAGGTCCGCGGCACCCCGGCCCCGCGCCGAGGCGGTCGCCACCGGACTGGCGATTGGTCAGTCTCCTTTCACTTTgacacgcacgcgcgtgtgGCGTGCGGAACGGACGGACGCGCTTCCTGGCCTGGCGGTGAGTGGAAGGGTGACGCTGTGTTGTGACGGTCCGGCCACAGGGGCGGTGGAAGGGAGCGAGGTCGCTCAGATGAAGAAGGAGCGCTACcgcctggagctgctggagcagATGGCCGAGAAGcagaggagcaagaggaggtgAGTGGTGGAGCTCCGACGACAGAAGGACTCAGTGCTTCTGGTCCCGAGTTCAGGAGGATACTCTGGGATTCTCAAAGctactttgtctctctctgcctctctctgtttctctctctatctctctgcctctctctctctctctctctctgcctctctctgtttctctctctctctctctgcctctctctgtttctctctctatctctctgcctctctctctctctctctctctctctctctctctctctctctctctctctctgtctctctctctctctctctctctctctctctctctctctctctctctctgcctctctctctctctctctctctctctctctctctctctctctctctctctctctctgcctctctctctttctctttctatctttctgcctctctctctctctctctctctctctctctctctctctctctctctctctctctctctctctctctctctctccctctctctctctctccccctctctctctgatgataTTTTCATGGCAAACCTGatgcactctgtctctcttagtATTTGTCTGCTTGTGGTCTTCCAGGGAGAAGGACCTGGACATGAGGTCGATCACCACTGGGGCTTCAGACCCTGAGAAGAAGGTACCACTCAGGCCTTCCACATCCGCTCACCTCATCAGTCTTTATATCTTTCATATCTTGTGTTGCATTCTGACTGGTTCATGTCGGGTTCCTAAATGTTCTTGTCCATTCTAATCCAGAATTTTAGTCTTATaattaggcccaatcccatttctacccctacccccttccccttacccctcgcccttgttttgaaggggtaaggggaaggcataagaggtagaaatgggattgggcctaaggcccaatcccatttctaccccttaccccttcaaaacgagggggaggggtaaggggaaggggtaaggggtaaggggtaaggggtagaaatgggattgggcctcagtCTTTAATTCCTCTCTGTGGGTCGTGCTCTGACCGAAGTGCTGTGCTGTTCCTCtgtgactcctccccccccccccccccccccgtcccctctcccccagcctgACCGCTTCGCCCAGCTTGGGTCCTCCACCCCCCGGTACGACgtcctaggacgggggcctccccAGGGGGACCAGAGGGAGGCCCCGGGGGCCGAGGCCCCCCTGGAGAGGTGGCCCCCCCCGGGGAGGCCGCGGGTCGGCTTCTCCATCCCGGGGTCGGCGCCCGTCAGGGGGGTGGCGGGGCCGGGGGTGCTGGTtcccccgctgcccccctccacccaggagTTCCACCGGAGCATGTCCACCGCGCTGGGGGAGATGGCCGCCCCGAGGTGGGGCGTCTGGGGTGTTGGGGTCCCCCCTAGCCCCTAATGCTAACTAGAACCATCCATCTGCTACTGTCTAGCTTCTACTAGCTAGTTAGTACTAACTAGAACCATCCATCTGCTACTGTCTAGCTTCTACTAGCTAGTTAGTACTAACTAGAACCCTCCATCTGCTACTGTCTAGCTTCTTCTAGCTAGTTAGTACTAACTAGAACCCTCCATCTTCTACTGTCTAGCTTCTTCTAGCTAGTTAGTACTAACTAGAACCCTCTATCTTCTACTGTCTAGCTTATACTAGCTAGTTAATACTAACTAGAACCCTCCATCTGCTACTGTCTAGTTTCTACTAACTAGAACCATCCATCTGCTACTGTCTAGCTTCTACTAGCTAACTAGCACTAACTAGAACAATACGTCTAGTACAGTCTAGTTGCTACTAGCTAACTAGAACTAACCAGAACCATCCATCTGCTACTGCCGAGTTTCTACTAGTTAGCTAGTATTAACTAGAACCATCAATCTGCTACAGTCTAGGTTATACTAGCTAACTAGTACTACTAGAACCATCAATCTGCTACAGTCTAGTTTCTCCTAGCTAACTAGCACTAACCAGAACCATCCATCTGCTAGTCTAGTTTCTCCTAGCTAACTAGCACTCACCAGAACCATCCGTCTGCTACAGTCTAGCTTCTCCTAGCTAACTAGCACTCACCAGAACCATCCGTCTGCTAGTCTAGTTGAGCTGTGAGTGCGTCCAGCCTAGCGCTCGGTCTGCCTTGTGGTTTCAGACCGGTGGGCCTGCCCCCTCTGATACCGCCCGCTCTGACGGACTCCTACCGGACGCCCTACGACGAGGCCTACCGCTACTACGGAGCACGggaccccctggaccccaaCCTGCCCTACTGTCAGTACCTACTGCATACACAATCGAGACCCCCTGGACCCCAACCTCCTACTGTCACTACCTACTGCATACACAATCGAGACCCCCTGGACCCCAACCTCCTACTGTCACTACCTACTGCATACACAATCGAGACCCCCTGGACCCCAACCTCCTACTGTCACTACCTACTGCATACACAATCGAGACCCCCTGGACCCCAACCTCCTACTGTCACTACCTACTGCATACACAATCGAGACCCCCTGGACCCCAACATCCTACTGTCACTACCTACTGCATACACAATCGAGACCCCCTGGACCCCAACATCCTACTGTCACTACTTACTGCATACACAATCGAGACCCCCTGGACCCCAACCTCCTACTGTCACTACCTACTGCATACACAATCGAGACCCCCTGGACCCCAACCTCCTACTGTCACTACCTACTGCATACACAATCGAGACCCCCTGGACCCCAACCTCCTACTGTCACTACCTACTGCATACACAATCGAGACCCCCTGGACCCCAACCTCCTACGGTCACTACTTACTGCATACACAATCAAGACCCCCTGGACCCCAACCTCCTACTGTCACTACCTACTGCATACACAATCGAGACCCCCTGGACCCCAACCTCCTACTGTCACTACTTACTGCATACACAATCGAGACCCCCTGGACCCCAACCTCCTACTGTCACTACCTACTGCATACACAATCAAGACCCCCTGGACCCCAACCTCCTACTGTCACTACCTACTGCATACACAATCAAGACCCCCTGGACCCCAACCTCCTACTGTCACTACCTACTGCATACACAATCAAGACCCCCTGGACCCCAACCTCCTACTGACACTACCTACTGCATACACAATCAAGACCCCCTGGACCCCAACCTGCCCTACTGTCAGTACCTACTGCATACACAATCAAGACCCCCTGGACCCCAACCTCCTACTGTCACTACCTACTGCATACACAATCAAGACCCCCTGGACCCCAACCTCCTACTGTCACTACCTACTGCATACACAATCGAGACCCCCTGGACCCCAACCTCCTACTGTCACTACCTACTGCATACACAATCAAGCCATCtcatttaaaggggacctattatgctttttcgacttctatgacctataaacgttgttataatgattgatagtcatgtataaccatacacaaaaaacgatgtagattttcgggaaactcttcctctcatctgggcgctttcagcattctctgtcaacgctcggtttcgtccttctccgccccctcgcccccctcctgccaacccaactccgttgtgctTGGTTACcatccttgaagcgcgcgcgcgggcagatttgaccaggcatatgggggcgcggcgggagtgcctctacgtagatgatttcccggaaatgtgaagaagtgaatcgcaaacgttgtcccgagtgtttagcgctctgcacagccaccccagactgtcagcagggaatacgtcgaaatgcatgtacgtcattatttgacactttagtatgattaaacatgactatcaatcattataacaaagtttataggtcataaaagtcgaaaaagcataataggtcccctttaaggtcaAAGGCAGCTACGTCAGTGTGAACCCCGTTCTATGCACCTCGTTGTGGCGTCGGGTTTGAGGCGCTGAAAGCATTGATACGTGGAGGTGCACGGTCCGGCCTGGGGACTCGCACGCACCGAGAGGTTAACCCCATTGGCTCAACTCGGGAGCTGTGAGTTTGCATCACGGGTCGGACGCCCAATGGTCACAGCCTGTCCTGAGGCATTCTTGAGCCCAGTGTTTAGGTCGATAAaagtgcacgcacgcacgcacgcacgcacgcacgcacgcacgcacgcacgcacgcacccgcacacacacaactatattACCTGTACACTGTGTGGTCCTCTGTAGTCTATTGCCTCCTCGTCCCGTTCTTAGTTGCTGAAGTCGAGCTCTGCCCTGCTGGTTCTCTGATTCggtgtgtcttcctctctctcagatAACCCTCATCATGgtgggggagctggaggaggaggaggagggtaccAGCCTTTGGCCCCTGGCCCCCTAGGAGGGCCCCCCCCACTGGGGccaccccgcccccctgggttggtgtccCGAGTCATACACATATGATTACACATCACTTATACACTACGGCCAATGTTTCAGTGATAAGTGGTGCTTTGGTTAGTTTGGTTTATATTAGCTGAGGGTGAGTTAAGTTGTGTTGAGGGTTAGTTTAGTTGATGTTAGGTGAGGGCTACTTTAGTTTAGGGTTACTTTTGTTAAGGTTTAGTTAGGGCTAGTTGAGCGTTGTTTAGGGTTAGTTTTGTTCAGTTCTGGTTTAAGTTTGGTTTCGTCTAATATTCTGTTAGTATTCCCTCGTGCAGTATGTATTATTTTGGTCCATGTGCATTTCAGTTATTCTCTgtgccagcagggggcagtcacGCTAAACCCTGAGTTCACCCTCCCGGTAAACCCTgtgtcctccttcctctcctctcctcccctctcctcctctcctcccctctcctcctcccctcccctctcccctcccctcctctcctcccctcccctcctctccccccctccccccctcccctccccccctcccctctcctcccctcccctctcctccccttccccctctcccctcctcccctcccccctctcccctcctcccctcccctcccctcccctctcctcccccccccccccagcggtcaGCAGGCCGCCGTGTCCCTTGCCGTCCTGGGAGTGATGCCAGAGGAGAGGTCGGGTCAGACCAAAGCCAGCGCCATGAGCTACGGGGAGGCCCTCAAACAGCAGGTagcccccctcaaccccccccctcacactagGGCGTCGCCTTGAGACGCCCCGCCCCCCTTCATCAGAACAGGATGCAGCATGTTCGTCTCCCCCATTGCATTAGAAcgcattgcattgcattatgAGTTTGGGAATATTATTATCAAGGTGATGATTATGAATGTTTAACCGGTGGTTTAGGGGTTAATTAGGGTGCGTGGGTGGACTGTTGCCAGGCAACACTAATATTTTCCTGCACCCTGactgtttattttatattatctgGATGGTCCCGTTTATTGTGCAACCGGTGAAATTAGAGGCTCTTAACAGCCTGCGAATGTTAACGTACACTAGTTAACGGTTATCAGAGAGTGATTCAAGCATGGATACAAGTCTCAGTTCTGTGATACTCTAGCCAGGCTATTGccatatggaggtagatttgtgtctttattatgcaatcaaaaataataggtttgagagcaaaactttccacactgcaatcaaaaaataggtttgagagcaaaactttccacactgcaatcaaaaaatagatttgagagcaaaactatcgacactgcaatcaaaaaatgttttattgcaagataaattaatgtgataaaaaaaatattaatgggaatccaaaagttttgtttgcaaacccaaaagttttgtttgcaaatccaaaagttttgtttgcgaatccaaaagttttgtttgcgaatcaaaaagctttacttgcgaatcctaaagttttgcttgcgaatccaaaagctttgcttgctgttgagctgaatctcgtgggcgggacctacgccgaaagatgtaagacacgtctctattggccagtctcgatcggagtgacagcttggcaacatccacagttagtaacgagagagggagttctatttcatgtaggctacgccgtctaggcttcgccttatgggcttgtcccgtgcgcgcgcttgcgcgccctgaaaatcccgtaggcctccctgtcagccgacaaggagaccacggcagaggagagcagggcgatgttgttgaccgccgccgcggattgagaggcacaaacgaacgccctgtccgtcaggccgacaatctacttctggaggcggtcggggggcagcggcttttcggatgttgccaagctgtcactccgatcgagactggccaatagagacgtgtcttacatctttcggcgtaggtcccgcccacgagattcagctcaacagcaagcaaagcttttggattcgcaagcaaaactttaggattcgcaaacaaagctttttgaatcgcaaacaaaacttttggattcgcaaacaaaacttttggatttgcaaacaaaacttttgggtttgcaaacaaaacttttggattcccattaatattttttttatcacattaatttatcttgcaataaaacattttttgattgcagtgtcgatagttttgctctcaaatctattttttgattgcagtgtggaaagttttgctctcaaacctattatttttgattgcataataaagacacaaatctacctccatattgccagaccaagctcaatcgtagattgagaAAATAACGAAAATAACgaataaagaaaataacgtcaccttccccagaccaagctcaatctacgattgagcttggtctggggaagctgacgttattttcttcagcaccagaggcgtgatcaacgggcctagtctaactgactctgtacgcgattgtCTGCTTGCCggcgcttccctgtcgtcattgtgttaaaccagcgaATAGCGCGCCAAAGGAAAAAGCCAGCCtgctgattggctcccgcaaaaacgtaatcggaagcagaaagaaatgtattgctgttCTCCGGACCCTTGTGCGGGGCGAACTCacatcgccggcagaatgggcgggggcTACCCAGGCTAGGGATGCTCTACATCacgggcggcatgtggctcaggaggtatagCGCaccggtaaccggaaggttgctagttcaatccccggctctggagtgtcgaggcgtccctgtgctttgggtggccactggttagaaaagcgctgcacAAATGCAGCCCATTTACCATTCATATCGTCTCATGGTACGTTTTCCCGTTCAATCAGAGAGCTCGGTCTGGACTCACTGTCGTACGAACCGCCGTCATTTCCTCCAGGTGTGAGTGCGATTAGCCcgacaagccgttttgaaaatctgcccctgatgacatcacgagtgggcgtgtccaactagATGTGTGCCGGAAAATCTGCCCCCTGTTATGTCATAACagggggcagattttcaaaaagggcttgtaacggctaatcacacacacacacctgatggcAGGTCACGGGACCTTTAAACGATTCTTCTCCACGCTGTGTCCGTCTCCTAGATCCAGGAGATCCGGGAGGGCAAGACGAGAGACCGCGAGGAGGCGGAGCGTTACCACGCCAAGCtcgaggaggagatgagggccTACGAGCCCTGGGGCcgagggggggccggggcccccATCAGGGACAAGGGGGGGAACCTCATCAGTACGTTGGTTCCCCCGCCCCCGAACGACGCCCTTCCCCAAGGGCTTGACGTGCTTCATCGTCTCTCAGCTCGTCTACTTTGACGTTGACGTTGTCTCTTCTCCCCCGCCCCAGGTGACCTGAAGAAAATGCACAAAACCAATGAGAACGCTTACATCAactcagggggcggggccaggacgGAGGGGGCGGTGCCCTCCCCACAAGCCGCCTTCCCTCAGGACAATGACGTCCctcacaaccaatcacagcaccaGACAGCAGGTAGGGACCAATCCCTGGTCGCGTGGGCGTAGCCTAGTGAGGTCTCAGAACTAGAACCACACGATGACG
Proteins encoded in this region:
- the LOC115537700 gene encoding centrosome and spindle pole-associated protein 1-like is translated as MRMAMKHDADADDDPPYMVIKTRDDHRDHNFSRSEPPQHISSVPGRGDMFGMAFQLGEEYEKKKKKLQQELRLDYRSFVSKKTDLNLNHPSTQPETLSLLFDERKSAKEKLRDERKKEYNLFLKEQEGLKSGVSKRQSSLPSKSSPWGLDTDPLPRSAGASPVLLPDHHQHSDDGFHDDPPPPARRGRSTPQEEDGGGPYPRRRRRQWEVGREAGETPAVVVLRGGAYERRRPPRRRGRRKSRAEYSSEEEEEETASGEEEELEYGGKEYDQGTDGGRGGAGRREGRRKEDRADRRQRSRKEDHLVPPHQATRGGGVLKPRSATSSMNRPATDPLAMMTTERARSAAPRPRAEAVATGLAIGAVEGSEVAQMKKERYRLELLEQMAEKQRSKRREKDLDMRSITTGASDPEKKPDRFAQLGSSTPRYDVLGRGPPQGDQREAPGAEAPLERWPPPGRPRVGFSIPGSAPVRGVAGPGVLVPPLPPSTQEFHRSMSTALGEMAAPRPVGLPPLIPPALTDSYRTPYDEAYRYYGARDPLDPNLPYCQYLLHTQSRPPGPQPPTITLIMVGELEEEEEGTSLWPLAP